AGAAGAGTCCAGTCAAGGGTAGTAGGTAATTAGTTTCCAGTAATGTGGATTAAGTAGTGCTGGAAATCTGGTTAGTCGTAAGAACCGACAAAATTAGATCGATGCATTTTGTTCTTGGTGtgtgtttttctcatttttatAATATTAAGAAAGTGTGATTCTTTTTATCACAGATACATTTGATGAAAAATTTGATCCTGAAAAttctactcactccgtccgaAAATCCAAGTCATTTGTTTCCGGACGAAGGAAGTATAAAACCACCCCACTTAGTAAAACTACCCCACTTAGTAAACTTAGCATAATGACTTTTGTTTAAGAAAGAACTTTTGAACCAACTAAGTTGTTTCTTTCTCAATCTTGGCCATAATTTTGCTTAAATCCTATTGCTGATACTACTTCCGTCTAAAATAAGCGACCTGGATTTGTATcagaatttatacaaatccacgccaCTTTATTTTGGGATGAATGGAGTATATTTTTATAGTCTTCCCCTGCTCCGAGCCTCCGAACGCAGTAACTACTGTATATGCTAACTTGCCATCACAGTAAAACTACGtactttatttatttcaaaatatacTTCTACGCTCAAATAACTTCGAGTGATttaagagaaataaaaaatagtaagttttctttgatttttccttaaaaaacaCTTTCCcacttaaaaaaattaagactATAAATTAGCCCCTCAGACCTCAGTTAACACCACCAAGGCACCAACGCTcgtcctcttctcctccttatattccttcttcctccccctcacTTCATCTTCCTCCGTTCTTGCTGAGTACTGTAgcagttcctcttcttctttcttccccACTCTTGCATGCCAGTTGCTTGGTCAGCGAGGGGAGCGGTggtggctgctgctgatgctgtGAGCGGGTGGTGGCACTGGTGAGAGTTGTTCAGCCGGCCATGTCGTGCACGGAGGAGGCCGATAGGGTGCGGCTCCGCGCGGCGGTGCTGGCGCTCGACGGGAAGGACAAGCCGGACTCGAAGAAGGACTTCTTCGCGGATCTCGGCTCGCCGGTGTCGCCGCTGTTGATGCGTGccacgccgtcgtcgtcgtcgtcgtccgccggATCGGCAAAGTCGCCGGCTTTGTGCAATGCCGGGGAAGCGGCGGGGGCCGGCGCGAGGGGAGGTGGGAGTGTCAGGAGGACGCAATCGGGCGagctggcggcggagagcaacccgccgcggccgcccggGCACCGGCGCTCCGGATCTGGGCCGCTGATTTTCTCCGGCGGGGGGAGCAGCAGCTCGGCTgccggcggcaatggcggcggaGTCTCGAGCACCGCGAGCTCGTCGCTCACCAATGCGCACCCCACAGGCAACATCTGCTCCTCCGGCCGtgccgcggccgcgccccgaccgcgtccccgccCCGACGTGCTCGGATCTGGCACTGGCCACTACGGCCATGGCAGCATcatgcgcggcggcggcggggccatCGAAACTCCTGCGAACTTCCCGCTGGAGAGCTTGCAGGAGGTGACCCGTGCCGGGAACGAAGTGTACAAGCAGGGCCGGTACGGCGAGGCGCTGCGGCACTACGACCGCGCCCTGGCTCTGTGCCCGGACAGCGCCGCGTGCCGCGGCAACCGCGCTGCCGCGCTTGTCGGGCTCGGCCGCCTCGCCGAAGCCCTCCGGGAGTGCGAGGAGGCCGTCCGGCTCGACCCAGCGAGCGGCCGCGCCCATGGCCGCCTCGCCTCGCTGTGTCTCCGGTGATTATCTTGTGAACGCTTATCTTGCTGCATTGCATTGAAATCCCCAAATTGGTCCACAGATCTTGTGCACGCTTATCTTGCTGCATTGCATTGCTTCATTGCTTGTCACCGTTGCACTGTGTGCTTCCTTACAGATAGATCATCATATCGTTGGTAGTGGCccttttgcttgatttgatcTTGCAGTGACAAGAGTTCATATCATATGAATTCTCAGACTGCTGCAAAGGATGGGGAAGTCTGTAATATCCCTGATTGATTTAGTTCAGTGAATTAATGtggttttatttatttatttatttttgcgcTGGAAATTAATGTGGTTTTAATGCGCTTTGTATCTCAGAATGGGTTTAAATTGAGTGCTTACCCGTGTCGTACATCATATTTAGACCACCGGCACACAGAATTGCAGACTAGTCGTGAAATTTCTGGTCCTAATTTATCCATCAAATCCAACATTAATacatgtgtgtatatatagtcCATGTGAGTTAATGGCTTGAATTGTTACTGAAATTGCATGGTGATGGTCACATTGCAGGTTTGGGATGGTTGAGAAGGCGAGGAGGCAGCTTACGCTGGCCGGGAATGTGAACGGGTCTGACCCTGCTGAGTGGCAGAAACTGCACAAGGTGGAGAGCCATCTGGGGAACTGTATGGATGCAAGGAAAATCGGAGATTGGAAGAGTGCACTGAGGGAAGCAGATGCCGCCATTGCCAATGGAGCAGACTCCTCTCAGTTGGTAACTTCCCATTGTGATTTTTGTTACGCGGAAGATATACCGTTATTTTGCTACCAACTTTGGAGTTCAGTCGATCACAATCGAGTTATGTTtctcctgcagctccttgCCTTGAGGTCGGAAGCACTTCTCCGGCTTAACAAACTAGAGGAGGCTGATTCAACAATGACAAGTTTGCTGAAATTGGACAGCGCGTCTCTATCTTCAGTGTCCACAAAACTGTCAGGAATGTTAGCTGATTCATACATACATGTTGTCCAAGCCCAGGTCAACATGGCATTTGGAAGGTACAATTCTAATACACTTTGAGGACTCTGATCAATTTTCTGTTCTGGTACAAGCATTGAAGCTAGTTTTGCAGGTTTGATGTAGCTGTTGCCATGGCTGAGAAGGCTAGACTTATTGATCCTAGGAATGCAGAGGTTGGAATGATTCTAAATAGCATGAAGTTAGTTGCACGGGCTCGAGCTCAGGGGAATGACCTTTTTAAGGCAGGGAAGTTTGCTGAGGCATCTATAGCCTATGGTGAAGGGCTCAAATATGAGCCCTCAAACTCAGTATTGTACTGTAATAGAGCAGCTTGCTGGTCGAAGTTAGGTCGGTGGGCAAAATCTGCTGAGGATTGCAACGAGGCCCTGAAAATCCGACCTAACTACACAAAAGCTCTCTTAAGACGGGCAGCATCCTACGCAGAGGTAAGAATTTTACATGTTTCTGATTATTCACCTACTGCGCTATTGACACCTCGCTGTTAACATTGTGTTAGCTTGAGTGTTGGGCTGATTGCGTGCGGGACTATGAGGTGCTCCGTAAGGAGCTTCCTAGCAACGCAGAGGTTGCAGAGTCATTGTTCCATGCCCAAGTCGCATTGAAAAAACCCCTTGGTGAGGAGGTATCAAATATGAAGTTCGGAGGAGACGTCGAGACAGTTACCAGCATATAGCAAGTTCGAGCTGTTATACATTCACCTGGTGAGTTTCTTTGTGAGCATATTTCGTCAGAGCTGTTATAATGTTCCCATCTCCTTAAGTTATGCTTGTGTTGTGGGTAACCTTCAGGGAAAGAGCTGTTCTTGTTCGGTTATCCTCATGCATTTCACAATTATCAATACAAAATTCTTGCATATTACTTATCCTGGACCCTATTCTGTCCAGATCAAATGGTGGAAGTCTTCGGCAGTCCTTGAGCActgccggccatggcggcggcagatCTGGCTAGGCGGTGTCCGGTGAGGGCGTGccggaccggctgccctccccTTGAGCGCGGCCGACCATGTTCCCACGACGTGCAACTCCACCTCTGCTACTCTTGTTCTATATGTGTAATTAAGCTCTGTttgttcttttattttctgtgcaTCAATCAGATCTTACAGCATTTTTTCTGGATTTTTGAAGTTTATAATCTCAATCTGTAGTTTTAGAAGAGAATCATGTTAGTTTTAGAAAAGAAACATGTGGTTTTTCCTGGATGTTGGATGATTATATTCTCACTTTGTTCTATGATTCCAAACTTGAAATCATGGGTGAAGTTTGTACTCGACTTATCGAGTGAACAGAAactgttgtttcttttttaagATGGACTATTGCCCAAATGTGCCACTTCAAAACCCAAGTGATTTTGGTCCATGTTGGTGTCGACAACGTTTGGCCAAAATTGCTCTGCCCTTAAATCTAATGCAGTCACATGGTGGGTCTGATCTCATTGAATGGCATCTGAAATACGAAAAGGCTTGCACTTGCATACGAAAAGCACTGGGCCGTAGATAGCTGCCACAGGCTACCTTTCTTTATAGTACTAGGATTGTAGAGCTTTCCTCTCTCCTTAGCTATCGGCCCAAAGGTCCCAAGCAATGCGATCAGCTCTCGGCCCAAAGGCCCCAAGGCTATGCCAAGCGCAGGCTAGATACGAGTTGTTATGTTGGCGTTCCAGTCTGATTGCAGTTTTCATGTTGAAATCTTGACAGTATTTTATCTTGCAAAAAATGATACCACAGAGAAGATGTCTTTCTTCATTTGATGTGATAGTTACGCTGAGTTGTTATCCCTTATCAAGGAATCAAATCGAACTACCGAATTGGCTTGATTCCACCTAGGAAAACAAATCTTACATGAAGCCTATTACAAAAGACATATTGAAGCAGTGACAGGGAAACGAATGATCAAGACAAGATACTAACATTCGaattgagaaaaataaaatacacaaCACAACGTTGTATTAGTTACTTCCAGGTAAGTCCATCGTCCAACATGGGCTGTAGGGAAAACAAACATCTATATCATTGTTAGTAGGCAGGATCGGTCGTTCATATTGCCAATGTATCGGACCTTTGAGCTATTTAAATGATAGGCAAATACTGAATTTGTATATGACTCGTCATGAAATAAGACAATTTCTTTGTAAGGATGGAGCCCTAGACAAAAAAGAATATCATAAGCTCGCAAACTGGGAGGGCACTTTTTAGTGCAATCTTCAACAGCGACAGCATTTTCGTCGTCCGAGTCCCACTGAAAATCATCTTTTGCTAGGGCTTCGTTGTATTCATTTATGAATTTAAGGTTGACATCAGTCTTGAGCAACCACCCCATGTCATCATTCTCATGCATGATCCATGGCCCATTGTCATGAAAACTCCTTGATATTGACTTAAGGTTGATTTTATCCTTAAACATCCACTCTAACGTGCCGCAGGTTTTTTCATAAAGAAGCCAAATCTGAAACTTGCATCGTGGATAGTCCACTACACAGTAGACCCTCTTTCTTTGATTTTCCTATACGATATGCACATCTTTTGGCTCTGTTTGGCAACTCAATTATTTGGTACTTGTGATTCGTCAAGTTTACTCTGGAAAAATCAAATCACCGCCAAAACATTAAGAACCCAAATTATATATATTGATAAGTAAATAATTATAACAAAATGTTATTAACTGATTGTATATTTATATGGTGTTTGATCTGTGAGTAGAATGGTACATACCTGAGGACCAAATTAGCTCTTCTGTGCACAAAAGGAAGGTAGAGTGAGCCGTGCCAGTATAAGCTGCGCAGTACAAATCCCTATCAGAATTACGACACGAGAGCACGTCTTGGACCGTCCCCGGGGCATCATCCCCTTGTCGCACGAACGACCTCTCCGTCCAGCACTTGGTCTCCGACGAGAAGACATGGATGGCGTACCGGGAAGGCGGCCACTCCGTGGCgctggactcgctggcggGCAGATCACGGGGAGTGCGAGGGACGAGGAGCACCTCGTAGTGCGGCTCCGGCGGGTGGCGATGTTGCCAACGACGAGGTTCCGGAGCAGGACGAGGCCGTTGCAGCAGTCAAGGACCTCGTCGTAGGCCGGGTCCGGGTGGTCGGAGTCGGTGGTGTAGTTCATGCTCGATCACGGCGTTGGCCGTAGGCCGCCAGGCGAAGAGCGCCATGTCGGAGTCGTTCTTGTCGTAGATGACGCCGCCGAGCGAGAGCGGGAGCAGGTCGGcacggaggaggcggtggtcgtcgacgacggcgcGCCAGGCCTTGCAGACACCGCGGGAGACGGCGAGGGCGAGTGGCGGGAGGTGGCGGAGGATGTCCACCACCATGTCCCCGTGCTCCAGCAGCTCCTTGCTCCAGCAGCATGTTAGGAtaatcttgagtttgagtctAGCTAGGTGCATGTGTTTGTGTCCTAATCAGATTAGGGTGTGTCTATGCGTGAGTCAGTGTTCGTGTGCATGTGTGGTTCAGCATGGGTCTCTGTGTTTGAGTATGATTAGTAGTCTGTGTGGTGTTAGACCTCTTGTCCTAGTCGTGTTTGAGTCATGTAGCTAGCTTGGttctgtgtatatatacagaCCAAGGCAGCACGTTGTAATAAGATCGTGGATTtgagagaaataaataaagagaaaatagAGGGCACGATGCGTGCCTTTGGCCAAATGAAATCGTTTGTGCGTGTGCGtattcatgtgattgatctttgggcaaacccaacatttggtatcagagcgaggtcTAAGATTTGAAGACGTGCTTGCCCCGGGGAGGCAATGTGCTAGCGCCTCAGGGCGGGCAACCGTGGCGGAGCGACTTCTGCGGATTGAAGCGGTCAATGGGCGGAGTGGCGTCTACAGATCAAAGCGGGCGATCTGCGGTTGTGCAACGGAGCAGCGTGGAGTGGATTGGATCGAGTTGTCATCACGGTGGGCCGATCTTCTAGTAACGGGAGATCATAATACTGATCGCCGGAAAGTACTCGGCATCAGGGCAAACtatcgtcggcaagctcgTTGAAGAGTTATGTGTGTCCAGATCAGCGTCTGTGAgtcgtggttgtgtccaagtgctcgtCAGTGTGAGGCTCTATTGCAGTGGAAGCATGTCACGGTCGAAGGTTGTCCGGTATGTGTAACATACCACTTTCATCATGCTTGTGAAAGTGTGTTGTTACTTAGGATAATTTAGttaggagaaaaaaaattcaccaaaaataaattagtactatatataatttatttttgcttgGTGATTGTTTGTTTATGTATTTCGGTCAGGGGCAAGAGACAACCCAATTGACCCTTGCGCATCATCTAAAAAACTCCAACAATTGTGTCTCTTAACTCCATTTTATCCCAGCCATTAATCCTTTAAAACAAATCTCTTTATTGCCCTTTATATTCCCTCGTGGAACTGCCCTCACGCCAAAGCAACCACCCAGCCTCACCATTTCACACATCGCACCATTCCTCTGCATTCTCCATTCTCCACCGAAGGACTCCACAGCGAAGCACTGAAGGAGATCAATCACCAGGAAGAGAAGGCCAAGTCACACCAACGAGGGGCTGCAGACTTTACTTgatcgactacaccagccgCCCAATATTCATTTCTCTTCTATCAACTTCTGTTCATCGAATTGGTGAGCTAGTCCAATCCACATCCCTTTTGAATGATTCTCTACGCAGACAATCAACAGTTCTTGTACAATTCGGATCCCATTTGTCCTACCACCCCAAAACCTTTGTTCCAACTTCTGCATTTTTCTCCACCGAACAAATACTTCTTCCATGCTTTCATGATCATCTCTAGGTGTCATTGGTACTGATTAGAAGTCCCGAATCAGTCTCCTACGGATTTGGAACTCAAAATCTCAAACACAAATTCTTGCATATAGAGCTAATTAGACTGATTCCATCTTTTTCGTTAGAATTTCTTTTTGTATGAAACTTGCTGCATATTAAATGTCTAACATGTTGTATCTTTAGTTTAGTTTGCATACAATTAatatcatatttttctgacTAGTAGATTTGAAGGTATTGAAATGGCAAAATCATCATTTTATGTGGAGTAGACACATCGATCATAGTTTTTCTTGCTCTGTAAAATTTCGCACAAATGTTTATAAAATCATGTTAGTACCTAGATTTACTTACATTCATGTTAGTCaaacattcatatttgaatcctCATTTTTGGGtaagtattttgttttctaaaaGACAAATTTTGCATTCTAGTTAATCTGTTTGACCTGAAAATTCATATGCAtgaatttcacaaaaaaatccATGTCTAgacaaattttgttttctaaaaaTCCATTACATGTCATCTTAGATATTTTTAGGAGTATTCTGAACATGCTAGTTAATTCATCCATATCTATGTGAATGCTGCATGTATTTTTGCTTTGCACAGATTAATAAAAATGGTCATTCTTGCATATGTTTGCCGTGTCCTATTTTTAGTGGACTAGTTTTCTGTTGTGGATTACTCATAGTATTTCTAGCCTATGCAGAATTGTACCGCTGTATAAATGTTTGTGAAGTGCTGATTTGTGTGTTGCTCTTTATTCGTTCTATTTGGAGTTTctgctatttatttattcGCTTATACTTATATGACATATAGGAGGAGAGGGCGACTTTGGCTACGGTTCAGCAGGTGAAGGAGAAGACATCCACGCTGAAGGTGCCACCACATTTTTCTGATCCTATATTTTCCAAAATGAATCATTTACTTAAAATTGCATTATGCTTTTGAGTCAAACTATTGATGCCTATCATCAATTATGATGCCATGCCATGTTACCTACTGTTAGTAGCAGAATCTTAACCTGAATAGTTGATGCTTAGCCATGCTTAATAATTTAGTTCATATTCTTTGCAAGTATGTATTGATGGTGCAGGACCATCAAGAGTGAGAATTGTTCAATTAAAACTGAATTATTTTTGAGCATGTTGGATGCTGAGTGTGTTGTCGGACTTGTGCGACAAGTGCCGGCCGGTTTTAAACTATTCTGGTTAACTTACCAAGGGTATGGCGGCATCGGATGATTGGTGGAGTGGGTTGGAGTCCCTCGAGTGTGTGGTTTGCCGTTGTACCCTATAAGGGAAAATGCCTGATTTCCGCTTACTTCACTATACAAGTGCAACCACATGCCTAAATAGGTAAGGTGTACCAACTAGGTTAGCGTGAATTGATGGCGTCTCAGCCAAGTGGTGGATTGGGTCTCGTAGAGACTTGGGGGACTTGCTATCCCAAGCGGTTGCGGCCGTGTTTGGCGCAAGAGGGGCCTTTAGCGGGTGGACGTACTCACCTCTGACTGGGAAACCTTAGCGGGCTGAGACAATACTAAGGATCGTTGATTGAAAGGTCACGTAATCAATGCCATTGCTACTCAGGCCAGAGGACAGCAAAGGggtaacacgtcggtttcatGTCGGTCCAGTGTACAAACTCTGCAGAGTCAAAACTATTCGAatagccgtgtccgcggtcatGGACGAGTGAAGTGGCACTTTGGGTTATCTACCTGTCATCTCTCTATTCTTAGGGTTGGTGTGTGTGAGTGTGTTGGGTTGACAACGGTCGATTGTGCCGCCGGGTCATGAGGATCCCGCTGCTTATCCGGTGT
The Brachypodium distachyon strain Bd21 chromosome 2, Brachypodium_distachyon_v3.0, whole genome shotgun sequence genome window above contains:
- the LOC112268509 gene encoding TPR repeat-containing thioredoxin TTL1-like, with the translated sequence MSCTEEADRVRLRAAVLALDGKDKPDSKKDFFADLGSPVSPLLMRATPSSSSSSAGSAKSPALCNAGEAAGAGARGGGSVRRTQSGELAAESNPPRPPGHRRSGSGPLIFSGGGSSSSAAGGNGGGVSSTASSSLTNAHPTGNICSSGRAAAAPRPRPRPDVLGSGTGHYGHGSIMRGGGGAIETPANFPLESLQEVTRAGNEVYKQGRYGEALRHYDRALALCPDSAACRGNRAAALVGLGRLAEALRECEEAVRLDPASGRAHGRLASLCLRFGMVEKARRQLTLAGNVNGSDPAEWQKLHKVESHLGNCMDARKIGDWKSALREADAAIANGADSSQLLLALRSEALLRLNKLEEADSTMTSLLKLDSASLSSVSTKLSGMLADSYIHVVQAQVNMAFGRFDVAVAMAEKARLIDPRNAEVGMILNSMKLVARARAQGNDLFKAGKFAEASIAYGEGLKYEPSNSVLYCNRAACWSKLGRWAKSAEDCNEALKIRPNYTKALLRRAASYAELECWADCVRDYEVLRKELPSNAEVAESLFHAQVALKKPLGEEVSNMKFGGDVETVTSI